One window from the genome of Alistipes sp. ZOR0009 encodes:
- a CDS encoding putative porin translates to MLKRISTLALFLIITIAVFAQAPERNVSVSEKMATPDSLLNKKLNSFYFNDSLNRIRLFAWNVSSYTNIPTRIKLDTGQRNVQRVYPFYEMDNVGAVYLGNIGSATVNLDFFKNVAKTPFFFQNVYTPFLSTPDDVKFYNTKVPYSRVRYVTAGNRTNAEEIFGLTLAQNVSPSLSFGINYDRWGTKGMYKRQRSKTKDFSAYASYLGKKYTAYAGYIYNLADVQENGGVADEKEIRDTVIKPEYINIKLRNASNIVRNNTFFLSQTYGVQLSNSENFTKNGIYSGPLLLVGMYSKYATYHRIYKDDMSEVDQIKYYNNFYIDPKISYDSTRLREIDNRFYAQIRPYTDNSLLNLFGGGIGYQNLKYYMFNFRDYLYGNKSTTNYNAYVYGYASGKFRKYIDWNAFGKLVLAGYNSGDIDTKGTASFSIYPWEKEVKLVGEFKFKTETPDFYISNFFSNHFKWNNNFERVVDTRVELKLDIPFLDLEIGARQAVVDGYIYFAKDTLPKQAGSVISVTSAYLKKNLAIGHLHLDGQVLFQKSSKKDILPLPAIAANVAVYYQFNIVKNVLKSQLGVDVKYNSAYYTYAYNPAVGQFHLQNVRKVGNYPWMDAFANFKWKRAALFFKVTNIGKDYVGDYDYFSALGYPRVPIQLQYGLTWSFYD, encoded by the coding sequence ATGCTTAAAAGAATATCTACTCTCGCGCTGTTCTTAATTATTACGATTGCAGTTTTTGCTCAGGCTCCTGAACGAAATGTATCCGTATCTGAAAAAATGGCTACTCCAGATTCACTCTTAAATAAGAAATTGAATAGTTTCTATTTTAATGATAGTTTGAATCGAATTCGGCTGTTTGCATGGAATGTTAGTTCTTATACGAATATCCCTACGCGTATCAAGTTAGATACTGGGCAAAGGAATGTGCAGCGTGTGTATCCATTTTACGAGATGGATAATGTTGGTGCTGTTTATTTGGGGAATATCGGTAGTGCTACTGTTAATCTTGATTTTTTTAAGAATGTAGCTAAGACTCCGTTCTTTTTTCAAAATGTGTATACTCCATTCTTGTCTACTCCTGATGATGTAAAGTTCTATAATACAAAAGTACCTTATTCTAGAGTCAGATATGTAACTGCTGGGAATAGAACCAACGCAGAGGAAATTTTTGGACTTACGTTAGCTCAGAACGTATCGCCCTCCTTAAGTTTTGGGATTAACTATGATCGTTGGGGAACGAAAGGCATGTACAAGAGACAAAGGTCTAAGACGAAAGATTTTAGCGCATATGCCTCTTATTTAGGGAAAAAATATACAGCATATGCGGGATATATATACAACCTAGCCGACGTTCAGGAAAATGGTGGTGTTGCTGATGAAAAGGAAATTAGAGATACAGTTATCAAGCCTGAGTATATCAACATTAAGCTCCGCAATGCTTCTAACATTGTGCGAAATAATACATTCTTTCTGTCTCAGACTTATGGGGTGCAATTGTCTAATTCAGAAAACTTCACGAAAAATGGTATTTATTCCGGCCCATTGTTATTGGTTGGAATGTATTCAAAATATGCAACGTATCACCGTATTTACAAGGATGATATGTCTGAAGTTGACCAAATTAAGTATTATAACAACTTCTACATCGACCCCAAAATAAGTTACGATTCTACCCGATTACGAGAGATTGATAACCGATTCTATGCGCAGATTCGTCCATATACTGACAATTCTTTGCTGAATTTGTTTGGAGGGGGGATTGGCTACCAGAACTTGAAGTACTATATGTTCAATTTTAGAGATTATCTTTATGGGAATAAGAGTACAACCAACTATAATGCCTATGTTTATGGTTATGCCTCTGGAAAATTCAGAAAGTATATAGATTGGAATGCTTTTGGGAAATTAGTGCTTGCTGGCTATAATTCGGGTGATATAGATACCAAAGGAACCGCTTCGTTTTCTATCTATCCATGGGAGAAGGAGGTGAAATTGGTAGGTGAGTTTAAGTTTAAAACAGAGACTCCAGATTTTTACATTTCAAACTTTTTTTCTAACCACTTTAAGTGGAATAATAATTTTGAAAGAGTTGTTGATACTAGAGTTGAGTTAAAGTTAGATATTCCATTTCTTGATTTAGAAATTGGTGCTCGTCAAGCGGTAGTTGATGGCTACATTTATTTTGCAAAAGATACCTTGCCGAAGCAAGCAGGCAGCGTAATTAGTGTAACGTCTGCATATCTTAAGAAAAATTTGGCCATTGGCCATCTGCATTTAGATGGGCAGGTTTTATTTCAGAAATCATCAAAAAAAGATATACTCCCACTGCCAGCAATTGCTGCGAATGTTGCCGTTTACTATCAGTTTAATATTGTGAAAAATGTACTAAAATCTCAACTAGGTGTTGATGTTAAGTACAATTCGGCATACTATACTTACGCCTACAATCCTGCTGTTGGTCAGTTTCATCTCCAGAATGTACGAAAGGTTGGAAACTATCCGTGGATGGATGCTTTTGCCAACTTTAAGTGGAAAAGGGCTGCCTTATTTTTTAAGGTGACGAATATCGGTAAGGATTATGTAGGAGATTACGATTACTTCTCAGCATTAGGCTATCCAAGAGTGCCTATTCAGTTGCAGTACGGCCTTACATGGTCGTTCTACGATTAA
- a CDS encoding transglycosylase SLT domain-containing protein, giving the protein MKGTRLIVSLVIFFVLLFSCSRDNIRETSFRGLGLKESKYLTAILEVNTPGYFLKGGQPTGYHYEMLKAYARQRGLYLKIIPFTSKESAAQFLKSGKADILAIENSSVADEPGLLKTVPHWKLHYSILSFSSVKLGSSDAIYIPSSLLTQDELADLKGKYRNVVTFNGLNTGLLVEHLQMKRRSCAIVQSSVAEAISLKYSGVHIEEMKDFGANSWYVSSKNSFLLDLNKWIAETRNSANHSSYYSSFYQNYKVNRALSSGVNLTGEFFLSEYDEVVKNFSSKIGWDWLLISSLIYQESQFKPSVVSSRGAKGLMQVMPETANQFGYHSVHSASTNIYIGTRLLSRLARIFSKYPIGIEEQRKFVLAAYNGGIGRVLDAMRITAKYGRNPYNWEDVSIFFLRKNPSLVNPHKVKNENETTRFVKEVLERYYNYKALSLS; this is encoded by the coding sequence ATGAAAGGAACACGACTAATTGTATCCCTGGTCATATTCTTTGTTCTACTTTTTTCTTGTTCTCGGGATAATATTCGAGAGACGAGTTTTAGAGGTTTGGGCTTAAAGGAGAGTAAGTATTTAACTGCAATTTTAGAGGTTAATACACCAGGTTATTTTTTAAAAGGCGGGCAGCCAACTGGCTATCATTATGAAATGCTCAAAGCCTATGCTAGACAGAGAGGACTTTACCTTAAGATTATTCCCTTTACATCAAAAGAAAGTGCGGCGCAGTTTCTTAAATCTGGTAAAGCAGATATTTTAGCCATAGAAAATAGTTCTGTTGCAGACGAGCCAGGGTTGCTTAAAACCGTTCCTCACTGGAAGCTTCATTACTCAATTTTATCTTTTTCTTCTGTAAAGTTGGGCAGTTCAGATGCTATATATATTCCAAGCAGCTTGCTAACTCAGGACGAACTTGCTGATTTGAAAGGTAAATATCGTAATGTTGTAACGTTTAATGGCTTGAATACAGGCTTACTGGTTGAGCACCTTCAGATGAAAAGGCGATCATGCGCTATTGTTCAATCCTCTGTAGCGGAAGCTATTAGCCTAAAGTATTCTGGGGTTCATATCGAAGAAATGAAGGATTTTGGAGCAAACTCGTGGTATGTCTCGAGTAAAAATTCATTCCTATTAGATTTGAATAAATGGATTGCAGAAACTCGCAATTCTGCAAATCACTCAAGTTACTATTCATCTTTTTACCAAAACTATAAGGTAAACAGAGCATTGTCAAGTGGTGTAAACTTGACTGGTGAGTTTTTCCTTTCGGAATATGATGAAGTCGTAAAGAATTTTAGTTCAAAAATAGGTTGGGATTGGCTTCTAATTTCCTCTTTGATCTACCAGGAATCTCAATTTAAACCATCTGTAGTATCGTCTAGAGGGGCAAAAGGTTTGATGCAGGTTATGCCAGAAACTGCGAATCAGTTTGGTTACCATTCAGTTCATTCTGCATCAACCAATATTTACATTGGAACTCGGCTTCTTTCTCGTTTGGCTAGGATTTTTTCTAAGTATCCAATTGGTATTGAAGAGCAAAGAAAGTTTGTTTTGGCGGCTTACAATGGAGGTATTGGAAGAGTTCTCGATGCAATGCGAATAACGGCTAAATATGGAAGAAATCCTTATAATTGGGAGGATGTATCCATCTTCTTCTTGCGAAAAAATCCTAGTTTAGTGAATCCTCATAAGGTTAAAAATGAGAACGAAACAACTCGCTTTGTGAAAGAGGTGTTGGAGCGCTACTATAATTATAAGGCTCTTTCATTAAGTTAA
- a CDS encoding NUDIX hydrolase encodes MNLVETIEILTSFRTEDLKGEKAHIQAYPPFRLALYKDKKPTEKTRKSAVLILFYEADSKVHFCLIKRPQYNGHHSSQVAFPGGKYEKFDSNLIQTALREAQEEIGVEPSSINVANELTTVYIPVSEFTVKPVLAYTLQPPVFQPSNNEVEYIIEAQIEELLASTLVNAEVNTPKGNIVTPAFLIQNEKIWGATAMILNELRMLLLERNA; translated from the coding sequence ATGAATTTAGTCGAAACCATAGAAATATTAACCAGCTTTAGGACGGAAGATTTAAAAGGAGAAAAAGCACACATTCAAGCATATCCTCCTTTTCGACTAGCCTTGTATAAAGATAAAAAGCCGACAGAAAAAACAAGAAAAAGTGCCGTCTTAATACTATTTTACGAGGCTGACTCAAAAGTCCACTTTTGCCTAATAAAACGTCCGCAATATAATGGTCATCACAGTTCTCAGGTTGCCTTTCCAGGCGGAAAGTATGAAAAGTTTGACAGCAATTTAATTCAAACGGCTTTAAGAGAGGCTCAAGAAGAGATTGGTGTTGAACCGTCATCCATAAATGTAGCTAACGAATTAACAACCGTATATATTCCAGTAAGCGAATTTACAGTAAAACCCGTGCTAGCCTATACCTTACAGCCTCCCGTATTTCAACCATCCAACAACGAAGTTGAGTATATTATAGAGGCTCAAATTGAAGAACTGCTTGCATCAACCTTGGTTAATGCAGAAGTTAATACTCCTAAAGGAAATATTGTTACCCCAGCTTTTTTAATTCAAAACGAAAAAATTTGGGGTGCTACAGCGATGATTCTAAATGAGCTAAGGATGCTTCTCTTGGAACGGAATGCTTAA
- a CDS encoding ABC transporter permease encodes MNTELFIAQRLVKERNYQGLIAQRMSRIAAISIAISTAVMVIALAIVTGFKKEIREKVTGFTAPIQINNLEANASLEISPLNAKKVPIAELLKVDNVKSIHPFTIKPGIIKSQTEIQGVILKGVDKSFDWNFFKSNLVEGQIPNYNSATTSNDVLISKNLASKLKMKLGDKIRTYFVQNPPRQRAFTIVGIYDTKFTEFDSKYVISDLRHTQKLNGWSPNEYAGFDILLKDFNKIDETNNKIQEIAGYKLYSDGSRLRIQSIKETMSNIFDWLNLQDMNALVVLILMLFVAGINMITGILILLLDRVKMIGVLKALGMPAKALRKVFVFLSASIVLKGLLWGNIVGLLICLIQKYTGIIKLEESTYFLASVPISIDILSIIVLNIATFILLGLFMLIPLVLIGRISPAEIIRYE; translated from the coding sequence TTGAATACTGAACTTTTTATTGCTCAAAGGCTCGTTAAAGAGCGTAACTACCAAGGTTTAATCGCTCAACGAATGAGCCGCATTGCAGCCATCAGCATTGCAATTAGTACTGCCGTTATGGTTATTGCGCTAGCAATAGTAACCGGTTTCAAAAAGGAAATCAGAGAAAAAGTAACGGGCTTCACGGCTCCTATTCAAATCAACAACCTAGAAGCAAATGCATCTCTCGAAATTTCGCCCTTAAACGCAAAAAAAGTTCCCATCGCCGAGCTTCTTAAAGTCGATAATGTAAAATCTATCCATCCCTTTACAATAAAACCGGGTATAATAAAATCGCAAACCGAAATACAAGGGGTCATTCTAAAAGGTGTTGATAAATCTTTCGACTGGAATTTTTTTAAATCGAACCTAGTTGAAGGGCAAATACCAAACTACAACAGCGCAACAACATCAAACGATGTTTTGATATCAAAAAACCTAGCATCAAAACTTAAAATGAAGTTAGGTGATAAAATCAGAACGTATTTCGTTCAAAATCCACCTCGCCAAAGAGCATTTACCATTGTGGGAATTTACGATACAAAGTTCACCGAATTCGATAGCAAGTACGTAATCAGCGATTTACGTCACACCCAAAAATTAAATGGGTGGAGTCCTAACGAATATGCTGGGTTTGATATCCTCCTTAAAGATTTCAACAAGATAGATGAAACAAACAACAAAATACAAGAGATTGCAGGGTATAAGCTGTATAGTGATGGTTCTAGGCTTCGCATACAGAGCATAAAAGAAACCATGAGCAACATTTTTGATTGGCTCAATCTTCAAGATATGAACGCATTGGTTGTTCTTATACTAATGCTTTTTGTAGCAGGAATTAATATGATTACAGGAATTCTAATCCTGCTTTTAGATAGAGTAAAAATGATTGGTGTTCTAAAAGCACTTGGGATGCCAGCAAAAGCGCTACGCAAAGTTTTTGTTTTTCTGTCTGCTTCTATTGTTTTAAAAGGATTACTCTGGGGCAATATAGTTGGATTGCTAATTTGCTTAATTCAAAAATACACAGGAATCATTAAGTTAGAGGAATCCACCTACTTTCTAGCAAGTGTCCCCATTAGCATTGATATATTATCAATCATAGTGCTAAACATTGCCACATTTATTCTGTTAGGCCTCTTCATGCTTATACCATTAGTATTAATAGGAAGAATATCGCCAGCCGAAATTATAAGGTACGAATAA
- a CDS encoding pyridoxal phosphate-dependent aminotransferase produces the protein MPKLSEKSAVMPASPIRKLVPFAEAAKKRGVKVYHLNIGQPDIPTPTEALEAIKNIKETVIEYTHSAGNESYRKGLAEYYQKEGIDISAKDILITTGGSEAITFAFGACLNPGEEVIIPEPFYANYNSFALQTGVVVKPITASIENNFALPPISEFEKLITPKTRGIVICNPNNPTGYLYTKEELETLSSIIKKYDLFLFADEVYREFCYDGEKHFSCLNLKGIEDNVVLFDSVSKRYSMCGARVGALISRNQELMSAVLKFGQARLCPPAIGQIASEAALRTPKSYFEGVYNEYIERRDFMVSALNNMPGVYCPTPKGAFYTVVKLPIDDSDKFAQWLLDSFEYKNQTVMVAPATGFYATNGLGKNEVRIAYVLKIEDLKNAMDCLAEALKVYPGKTE, from the coding sequence ATGCCTAAATTATCGGAAAAATCGGCTGTAATGCCAGCGTCTCCCATCAGAAAGCTGGTTCCATTTGCCGAAGCTGCAAAAAAAAGAGGGGTAAAAGTTTACCATCTCAACATCGGACAGCCTGACATTCCAACTCCAACAGAAGCGTTGGAAGCAATTAAGAACATAAAAGAAACGGTAATTGAGTATACCCACTCTGCAGGAAATGAATCGTACCGCAAAGGACTCGCCGAGTACTACCAAAAGGAAGGTATTGATATTTCTGCAAAAGATATACTTATAACAACTGGAGGATCTGAAGCAATCACATTTGCATTTGGAGCGTGCCTGAATCCAGGCGAAGAGGTAATCATTCCAGAACCATTCTACGCAAACTATAACAGCTTTGCGCTTCAAACAGGGGTTGTTGTAAAACCGATTACAGCTTCTATCGAAAATAATTTTGCTCTACCCCCAATCTCTGAGTTTGAAAAACTTATCACTCCCAAAACAAGAGGTATTGTAATTTGTAACCCTAATAATCCAACTGGTTACCTTTACACAAAAGAAGAGCTAGAGACATTAAGCAGCATAATAAAGAAATATGATCTATTCCTTTTTGCTGATGAAGTTTACCGTGAATTCTGTTACGATGGAGAAAAGCATTTCTCGTGCTTAAACCTAAAAGGGATAGAAGACAACGTAGTTCTATTCGATTCTGTATCGAAACGATATAGCATGTGTGGAGCACGAGTTGGCGCACTAATTTCCCGCAATCAAGAGCTCATGTCGGCAGTTCTTAAATTCGGACAAGCACGCCTATGTCCTCCCGCAATTGGCCAAATTGCATCAGAGGCAGCACTTCGCACTCCAAAGTCATATTTTGAAGGGGTTTACAATGAGTATATTGAACGCAGAGACTTCATGGTTAGTGCGCTCAACAACATGCCTGGCGTTTACTGCCCAACACCTAAGGGAGCCTTCTACACAGTGGTAAAGCTTCCTATCGACGACTCTGACAAATTCGCCCAATGGCTACTCGATTCGTTTGAATATAAAAATCAAACCGTGATGGTTGCTCCTGCTACAGGTTTTTATGCAACTAACGGATTGGGTAAAAACGAAGTTCGTATTGCATATGTTCTAAAAATAGAGGACTTAAAAAATGCAATGGATTGCCTAGCCGAAGCACTAAAAGTATATCCAGGAAAAACGGAATAG
- a CDS encoding DUF1573 domain-containing protein, which produces MNKLLATFTMIFFAAISVATAQNPNAPTIEFKTLEHNFNKLEHKGDASYFFEFKNTGKVPLILTSVNPSCGCTTPEWSKEPIAPGKTGKIKVTYNSQIVGVFTKLVYVYSNATTSMVTLTIKGEILPPKQ; this is translated from the coding sequence ATGAACAAGCTACTTGCAACATTTACAATGATTTTCTTTGCGGCAATATCTGTCGCAACGGCTCAAAATCCAAATGCACCTACCATTGAGTTTAAAACACTCGAGCACAACTTCAACAAGCTCGAACACAAAGGAGATGCAAGCTACTTCTTTGAATTTAAGAATACAGGAAAAGTTCCTTTAATTCTTACTAGCGTTAACCCATCCTGTGGATGTACGACTCCAGAGTGGTCGAAGGAGCCTATTGCGCCAGGAAAAACGGGAAAAATTAAAGTAACCTACAACTCTCAAATTGTCGGTGTCTTCACCAAGCTGGTATACGTTTACTCAAACGCAACTACGAGCATGGTAACACTCACCATAAAGGGGGAGATTCTTCCTCCAAAACAGTAA